One Aegilops tauschii subsp. strangulata cultivar AL8/78 chromosome 2, Aet v6.0, whole genome shotgun sequence genomic window, ACACCTGAGCTTAAGACTAAATGAAGGTTTAGTCTTGTAATTTGTGGGGTTATTGCTTCATTGATTTTTAATGTTGTCGCCAAGTCCAACTTTAAGCTCCATGGTGCGAACCTGACCCACATGGCCACATTTGATTGTGGCTTTTGAAATCGTGTCCCGAGTTGGAATGCCAATCCAAGCGGCTGTTTCTCTAATTTTGATCTGGCAGACCAATTATGCCACGAGTAGGTTGCTCCCGATGTTCAATGTTGGTGTACCTCTTACTTCGTCGAGTATCTAGCACATAATGAATGAAGAGAGATGATGAAGTTGTCGCTTATCATCGTAGATATGGTCTCTATGTAACCATTCAATCAAATTCAAGCAATCTTAATAAAAGTGGAGACAGACATATAAGTGTCACCTTTCCTTCTTTTTTTACCAAAGAAATAGGAATGATGCCAGCGAGAGTGGGTTTTCTACAATGCACATGATATCCGCCATCCAATGTTGTTTTAAGGTTCATATTACGTTTCTGATTTTTGGCAATTGTTATGTCGTGTATTACATCATGTTTTGTTACCTTTTTTGTTTCGAAATGTATCATAGCGATTTGTTGTGAGCAAGTCCACTCTCAAACAAGTTCACTCTTATTCGTTGGTACACAACCAAACATTATGATGCACTGTAAATCAAAAAAAAAGAGGATTGGGTGTCGACCCGTTGGCTGGGCAGCTGGAGTTGCTGCCAGCCCACCCGAGTTCGAGTCCCGGCACGGACGCGCGGTGCTCACGGAGTTTCTTCTATAAAAAAATGCCAACGAAGGTTAGTACTTGGGTTGGTCTCATTTTTAAAGCAAGAAAAAGGCAATGAAAAAATAACAGCATGCGTGAGCAATGTCTCTCTAAATAAAATTAGTGTACAGTCGTTCGCTATACGAAGTGATATATGACGCCATATAGATTTGCTAAAGCAAATTTTAAGGGCCGTGGTACTTTGTCATAGCACACTATCTTTTTCCTTAGAAAAACATAATAAAACATTAATTATGCAATACTGTAAAACAAACAACATTGCAAAATTCTAGAAAACATACTATGAATCCAAAAGCAACGGACGACGAATGCACGGTGTGGTAGAATATCATTTGGCTGGGTGCCACCTCTGTTTGTTTGGAAAAACAAAAGGGTACTACAGAGAGTCAGCGACATAACCGGGCATATCCCCTATAAATACCTCGGGGCACGTAGCTAATTCAAAGCTATCCTAGCCGGCACACACTACACTAGAGACTCTAAGTCAGAAAATTCTCTTTGTGCGGAGCTAGCTCTAGGCATTACCAATGACATCATCCAAGCATGCCTTCGGTTCCTACGGCATCAtggccttgctcttcttctccgcGGCTCTTGTTTCAGCGGATCTTTCGGCTGAATTCTACGACGAAACCTGCCCCGACGCTCTGGACATCATCGAGGACGCCGTGAGAGCCGCCGTCTCCAAAGAATCCCGCATGGGGGCGTCGCTGCTCCGCCTCCATTTCCACGACTGCTTCGTCAATGCAAGTGTCTCCTTCATACGCTCGTCACGTTCGTAAGATTTCTCTTTTCGGCAGGACTAACCATTGACCGGTGGACTTGTGCAGGGCTGTGACGGTTCGGTGCTGCTCGATGGCGCCACCGGCGAGAAGAATGCGGTGCCAAACAAGAACTCACTTCGCGGCTTCGAGCTGGTCGACGACATCAAGGCGCAGCTCGAGAAAGCATGCGCCAAGGTGGTGTCCTGCGCCGAcatcctcgccgtcgccgcccgtgACTCCGTTGTCGCTGTAAGCAGCACCATACAAGCTTCAGAATTCAGATCAGAACTCAAAACTAGTATGAAGTTGCTTAGTTCTGTTGTGAACTCCGATCAACTGCAGCTGGGCGGGCCTACCTGGGACGTGGAGCTAGGCAGAAGGGACGGGACGACGACGAGCCAGGACGCCGCGAACagcgacctcccggcgccgacctCCGACCTCGGCGCGCTGACCAAGGCATTCTCGACCAAGGGCCTCACCCAGAAGGACATGGTGGCGCTCTCCGGCGCGCACACCATCGGCCAGGCCCGGTGCGTCAACTTCCGCGGCCGCCTGTACAACGAGACCGCGCCCAGCCTGGACGTTACGCTCGCCTCGTCGCTGATGCCGAGGTGCCCAGCGACCGACGGCAGCGGCGACGACAACAACTCGCCGCTGGACCCCTCCACGTCCTACGTGTTCGACAACTACTACTACAAGAACCTGCTGCGGAACAAGGGCCTGCTGCACTCGGACCAGCAGCTGTTCACCGGCGGCGGCTCCGCCGACGCGCAGACCACCGCGTACGCGTCCGGCATGGGCGCTGGCTTCTTCGATGACTTCCGTGACGCCATGGTGAAGATGGGCGGCATCGGCGTGCTCACCGGGTCCAGTGGGCAGGTCAGGCTGAACTGCAGGAAGGCCAACTGAAGCGGACTAAACTGTATGTGTGCCAGACTTCTCAGTACGGGTGATCAGTGTGTAGCCTTGTTGTGTGTGTGATGAACTGATGATGTGTAGTCAGCTGCTTCAAACGGTTGCAGTACTGCTTGCAACGAATAATAATAGTAAGATCAGATGAACCTGCTTAAATGGATGCATGTTCTTTGATTTTGTGCAGTACATGTAAGTTTGATGATCAGAACTTTAATTTTCTTTGAGAGAAACCCGTTCTTTAAATCAAAGTGTTCTGAGAAACACGCGTGGTTACCGCAGCGACTATTTGTCACTTTAAGCGACGCGAGAGGGGAACTTTTCTCAAGGCAGTTCGATCGGTGCTACTAGCCACTCCGTCCAGGCCCCTTACGCTTTTTGGAAAAAGGATGAATTTTATTAGCTTAAAATGAAGCATCAAAAGAATATAAACATGATGAGCATACACCCGCCTCTGCATAGCTAGGATGCACACACCCAACACCAACACACACAAAACACGCGTGtaaatagcaaagtcatataagaccaaagctatgcatgagcgagaaaaataaagaaaaaaatccAAAGTGATCAGATTCGTGATCGGCAAACTACAGGAAGGACCATATCCGCACCAATCATCTCAAGACATCATATCGACGACGAGGTTCTTCAACATCAACGCCTTCAGTAAGGGAGCGACGCTCAATCGCCGCCGTCACCGGATCCAGCCAGTCAAGGTTgaatctaggttttcaccctgaaatAACAGTCCGAGCAtatccgagcaatgccttcaacaaggtaacgacgTAGAACCATCGCCAATGCTAGACTTCACATCTGGGCTTTCACCCCAGAGCTCGATACTGGATACTCAAAGAAGCACCACCATCAACATCACAAATGTATTGTCGCCACCACTTTTCCACGACCCCAGCAGCTACAGGCGATGCGCCCCTGCTCAACTATTCCTCTAGGTCAAGCCGTCATCCATAGTTGCATCTCATCGGCGAAGTCAACTATCAGATCTGGAGAGATGGACTCCACGAAGATCTTTCGATGTCCACCGTCGCTGTGGAGCCATGGTAGGTCGCTACACCATCACAGTCTGTAGCCACCGCCGCTAGGCCGACCAAGATCCGGATTACCATCACTGTCCGAGGTACCGCGCGCCAACGGCAAGCCGCCATCTAGCTGCCCGGCCCAAGCGCCGCGACGCGCGCATCCACCGCATCAGCTGGAACAAGTCCATGCGCTGCAGCAGCACCCCAACCAGCGGCCACCCATGCACGCATGCACACCCCCCACTGTAGTCGCAGCTAGAGCCAGCAGCCAGGGACCGCCACAACCGCGTCCGGCCAGCCGCCGAGCCCCGCCGTCGACCGCCAGGACGTCGTGTCCCAGCACGCGCCGACGCGCCGCCCACCTCCGTGCCCACCAGATCCGGGTAGCCGCCGCGAGAGgaaaccccgccgccgccgtccgccgcacGAGCTTCTCTCGGCGGcgtcctccggcggcggcgcggtaggaggaggagggaggaagggTGGTGGCGCTAGGGTTGGTGGAGTCACGCCCGAGCCGCCCTGGGCAAGGCGACGCGGGGTCGGGCGTGGTTTTCCTTCCAGGCCCCTTACGTTGTAAGTTTGTATGGCGCGTTCTACTTGAGGATTTTTTGAGCCATTTTTTCCTGCTTTTTCCTTTTGTTTCTTTTATAtttttcttctccatttttttcattatttcttgcattttgtttcttcttctttGGTTTTTCACCTTTTGTTTCTTCTCCTTGTttagttttgttttcttttttttctccaTTTCTTGTTTTTCTTTAGTTTTTTCTTATGTTTGTTTTCGTTTTCACTCTACATTTTCGTATGTATCAAAAACATATTTTTAGTAAGTGATGAATATTTTTTATATACACGTTCGACATTGTCCGAAttcttattcaacatttttcaaatacttgttcaacatttactacttattcaacattttccaAATACTCGCTCAACATTtttcaatacttattcaacatttcgaaatacttgttcaacattttgaATACTTATCCAACATTTtgaatacttgttcaacatttttcgaATACTCGTTCAAcaatttttaatacttattcaacatttgtcaaatacttgttcaatattttaatacttattcaatatgattcaaatacttgttcaacattctTCAAATACTTATTCAATATTTTTAAAAGACTCGTTCAACATTTTGTCGCTCGGTGCTGCTAGCCACTCGGCCCTGCCCCTCGCGTTGTAAGTTTTTATGGCGCGTTCTACTTGAGGAATTTTTGAGTCGTTTTTTTCTGCTTTTTCCCTTTTGTTTCATCTATTTTTTTTCTCCATTTTTTTTCATTCTTTCTTGCAGTTTGTTTCTTCGTCTTTGGTTTTTTGCCTTTTGTTTCTTCTCCATTTTTAgtttggttttctttttttccatttattgtttttcttttttttgttatGTTTGTTTTTGTTTTCACTCTACATTTTCGTATGTGTCAAAAATATTCTTTTTAGTAAGTGATCAATATTTTTTGTATACACGTTCAACATTGTCCGAATGCTTAtccaacatttttcaaatacttgttcaacatttttcaaatacttgttcaacatttttcaaatactcgttcaacatttttcaatacTTATTCAATATTTTAAAATACTTTTTCAGCATTTTGAATACTTATTCAAAATTTAGAATAATTTTTTAACTTTTTTAAATACTCATTCAAtaatttttaatacttattcagcattggtcaaatacttgttcaatattttaatacttatttaatatgtttcaaatacttgctcaacatttttcaaatacatattCAACATTTTTAAAAACTCGTTCTATATTTTTCATATAttcgttcaacattttttaataccTATTCAATATCTTtcaaatacttattcaacattttatACTTATTCAATATTTTCACAGAGTTGTTCCacatttttcaaattcttgtTCAGCATTTTGTAATATTTAttaaacattttttcaaatgtgTTTTTAAACAGTGTTTTTAtattatatatgtgtgtgtgcgcgcgtgcgcgcgcgcgcgtgttTGTGTGTTTGTGTTTGTAGAATATTTTAAAGtataaaaaaagtaaaaaaaaaagagaactgaaaacaaaaaaaaacaggCTATGGGTCCCACACCGCTGGGCGGGCTTGTCTGGGGCTCGCCCTGACGCGAGCGCATCCCCTTGTCTCACTTAAAGCTTAAAGCAAGACATAGGGGCGCCCTGTGGTTACCTAGCTGTGCAAACGAGCTAGGCTTAGTTTGGGTCGTGCTACACGTTACGAAATTGGGCCCAATGTGAAAGTGTGGGCACCTTTCAACTAGCGGTAATATACACCACTACGGATTAGTACCAGATTGTAATCACTGTTTTTTTTTTGAGAGGGATGCCCTCGGGCGCATTTTATTAATCAAACGAGAGTTACATCGACCAACAGGTCTGAAAGAATAAAGCTAGGAGGATCGCCATCCCAATCCACCTCTACTTTAGAATGATAGGAAATCCTAGCTAAATTACGCACCACTCGATTAGCATCCCTTTGACAATGCGAGAACTTCACTGATCCAATATCCTGGGCTTTGAATAAACAGTCCGCCAATATTCCCGTGTATGGGCTCCAGACTTCAATGGTTCCATTGCATGCTTCCATTAACTCAAGTGAGTTGTCTAAAAAAAATAAACCCAAGTGAATCAGATTCCAGGATAATATTAGCACAACCAAGGTCCTGCAGCAAAGCAAGGCCTCTCTGTAATGCAATGGCTTCAGCGGTAGTGCTATTCAGAACATTTGAAAAAAGTGATGTACGGCCAGCCATTGCTTCCCCATTAGAGTTGCGAATAATTGCCGCTGTGCAGCATCTACATTCATCTTATACCATCCTATAGCAGGTTTCTCCCATATGATTTTGTGCGTATCAGCAGTACCTAGAGACTTAGCAAAATTCGATGCCACCTCTACAGTTTTTCCTTTGACGGCCTCCCTTCTTTGCCACCAAATGTACCACGCACCCACACTAAAGACTCTTTGAAAGCCAAGTTGCTAGAGTTTGGTGCATTCATTCTGTCTGACCGCAGGAGCTCCTCCAGAACTACACTTCCTGATCGATCCACCGATAAACTTTCCTTAATTATCTCCATCAAGCCCAGAGAGGTCAATACCTCCTTCGCCCTCCTGCAAGTGAATAATAGGTGCCTCATATCCTCCGCTCCTTGCAAGCACACAGGGCACTGAGGAGGTACATTAATGTGACTATTTTCGAGCACTGAAGACCCTGGGATGATGCCATGCATAGCTCTCCATGTGAAAATCTTTACTTTACTTGGAACCTgcattttccacagcgtgtccCAAACGGAATTTTGCGTAGAAGCACCCTGGCCATCTCCTCTCCTGATCCGAGGACCGTACTGGTACTCCCACTCTCTGTAATATGCAGAGCGGACAGAAAAGCAATTATTCTTGGTAAGGTTCCAAGCCACAAAGTCATCTATGAGATCAACATTTAAAGGAATCCTCAAAATCCTCTCTACATCAATAGGGAAAAAGGATTGTCTAAATAGTTGCTCATCCCATCCTCCCGAGTGCGGATCAATTATATCCTCTACTTTATTCAGGAGCATATGACCCCTTGGTGTGAGGATCTTCCCATCTGGACATCCTGGAACCCATTTATAGTCCCAAATATTTATGCTTGATCCATTACCCACTCTCCAAATGTGGCCTCTAATAAAGGTATGAAGTCCCACAACAATGCTTTGCCATGTGAAAGATGAACCTTTCTTATTGCCAGCTTTTAGTAGATTGCCATCTGGGTAGTATTTAGATCTCAAGACACGTGCACATAACGATTCCGGGTTACTTAATAATCTCCAACTTTGCTTTGCCAACATAGCCAAATTGAAAGAGTGTAAGTCCATGATTCTCGTGACTCCAATTTTCTTGGAGATACACATTCGCCACCATGCCCACCAGTGCATTTTCTTACGATCATCATCATCTCCCCACCAAAAACTTGACATGGCATCCGTAATCACTGGTTAGTACCACATTGCCGGGCTAAGAGAGAAGAGTCGGTGGAGAAGAATACAAAGGGAAGGGCAAGCCTGAAAGACAAACCATACCTTTCTTGGCTTTTTGGCTACAATTAAGTGTAGTATCTGTTCGTATCAATTTAATATTTGCTCATGTTTGCTTCGGTACACCTGCCCTAAACACACTAACGGCTGAGATCTCTATATACCCCTTCATAATAAAGATTTTTTTCAGGTTCATTTTAAAAGAAAAAATGAGCGCCGGTAACATGAATCGAACTCAAAACCTCTGGTCCTAAAGAGGACCAGACTAACAACTTACGACATACGAATGCTTGTGCATATTTacttattttctttcttttcttctacTCGAGCCGGCCCATTGTTGAATAGGCCCTTTTATCACTATTTTCTATTTCTATTcgttttttcttcttttctttattttttttttCAACAAATGCTCACACTTATAAATTTTGATTCAAAATTTAAACAAAGTTCGCTTTTTCGAATTTTTTTCATAGAGTACAAATATTCGCATTTTAAGAAAATTGTACAGATATGTCAAAAAACTGTTCGTGTCTTTCAAAATTACTCAGAATGTCATAACACAAACATATTTTTAAAAGAGCgaacacaaacattttttgaaaaacactatgaaatttcaagcaaaaaTCATAAAATATGAAAGCACAAACATTATTTGAAAATGCAGAATTGTCAAAGTCACAAAAACTTGGCAGGGTGCCTCAGAATGGTGATACAAGGCCCTGGAAATTTTTCGGTCCATTTGAACGATGTAAAAAATGTAATATGAGACGGAATCTTCCGCCCAACCCGAATGCACTACATGAACTTTTTTCCATTTAAATTCATGAAAATTTTCTTACATTGGCAAACTTTGTTTTCAAATGAATGAACATTTTTCATATCAAGTAACTCTTTTAAACTTTTTATAAACGTTTTATAAAAGCCCGTAAGTTTTTTCAAATTCATAAACAGTCTTTTATAAAAGCCCGCATCCCGCTTGTCCTCCTTCTTAGAGTTGGTCTTCCCGCGCGGTTGTGACTTctcgccgtcttcctcctccacggccttcttcccccccccccccacacgaCTTGAGGGCGGCATATTGCGCCTTGAACTTCTCCTCGTCTTTGATGACCCTCCAACAATGGGAGGGGTTGAAGCACTTGCCATCATGTTGGACCTTGAATGCCTCCAAAGCTTGGAATGCTTACAAATGAATTGCATGCAAGCATATTGGCAAATGGATATGGAAATGGACATGCAAGCATAAAAGGAATGACACAAAAGAGGGCCGCTTGCTAGCATACCATGTCTTGCATGCCGATGCCGCTCACGGGGCGTGCGTTCATGCTCTCAAGAGTGGCACaaaacttgttgcactcttgttggatcACCTTCCAATGCTTCGAAATGGACACCCATCCGCGTGTGCTTTGCATTTGGTATGGCGGAAACTTCTTGCGCTCATGGAACTCACGATGGACACGAGTCCAAACGGTTGAAGCCTTTTGTTCGGCGCCGGTCTTGGGGTCTTGCCCAATGTCCCTCCAACACTCACAAAGGAACTTGTCCTCGGCCGCCGTGTATGCCTTGGTCCGCCTGCTCTTGCGCTTCTTCTTCCCCCCGGCGGCTTGGTTGGCGAGCTCATCCTCGAACAAAGGCTCCCCTTCGATGTCCAACTCATCCTCTTCCTCTTGGTCGTAGTCCTTCGGAAACTCGTGGTCGAGTGGAAAGCCGCTCAGGTCCAGGCCAACCTGATCATGCATGAAGGCCACCTGATCTTGATTAAAGGTGGACAACGTGAACGGCCCTCGGCCGCCCTGGCTTTGTATCTCTTCGGGATCGTAGCCGGCCCCGGTAGCGGCCGCCGCACCATCCTCGAGGATGATGTTTTGCATGTGTCGTCGTCGCCGGAGGCCGGCATTCCATCGAACAGGTTGCGTGCACCCGGCAGCACATCGGCTGGCATGTGCCGCGCGCGTTTTCTCGCTCCTCCGGATGACGAGCCACCGGCCACCGGTGTGGCTTTGAGGTCgatgggcgcgggcgcgggcgtggAAGGCGCCACCACGCTCACCTCGGGTGAGCACTCCCCGGAGAATCGGGAGGCCTGCGAGTAGACGTGGAAGCCGGGCATTGGGGTGCAAGCCGATGCGCGGGGCAATGTCGAGCAGCACCATCCGAGGGAACGCATATGAGCCGATGCTGGCCGCGGCCACGGCGGCATTGACGAGGCCATGCTGGCCAGGGTTTAACCCTAGGTACATGAGCGCCTCCCTCGTTGCCACCGCGACGGCGTTGGTGGCCTCCTGCTGCGCGGCGGCGGCAATGGCTGCAGCCGAGATGGCTTCCTCCCTCGCGTCCGCCGCGTGCCTCTGACCCTTTCTCTTTGCCGACTCCCTTGCCCGCTCATCGGCCATCAGCTTCTTCTTCGGCTTGGGCGTGGCGGCGGTCTTGCGGGGGGCGCGAGGCTTGCCATTGCCGGAGGGGGTGGCCATGATGCTGGACGAGGCGAGGGAGGTGAGGCCCGCAGCGGCATCGAGGTCGGTGTCCATGGCGAGCGGCGGGAGCGCGCACGGGCGGGAGGGCTTTTGGGGAAAATGGAGGGAAATGGTGGAGAGTGCCACCGACTAGTGGGCCAGGGGAGAGTAGGCGGGCGCGCGCGTCCGTCttgtgtccgcgccgacgcaaatccggctcaaaaATGGGGCGGTATGGGTTGGCAGGCAGACGTaaagcggacgcgcgtccgtttgggtcggcgcgttgggccgagTTTTCTGTCTGCGTCGACCCAAACGGATGCGCGCGGATGAAATAGGTCgccgcgttggagttgctcttatatGGTTGTTTCTTGCATGCACCGTCCTAATGTGGAGGCCGAGGCATATCCTCTTTTGTTTTGAAAAATAAAAAGTATGATGTTAGGCTTGTGCCTTCTGATGAATTGAACATATAAAAGATGAACAAGTGCGCCCAACTAGCGGTCGTGGCCACGTCTCCTTTTTTGTGCCATGAACAGTACATCGCGGGTTACTGTAGCAGCGCGGGGAGAGATAAGTCCCGAGCGCCCCATCTCCCCTCCTCTCTCTTTTCCACTTTCCCCTCGCCTCCGCCatcgcctcctccctctcctctctctctctctctctctctctcccgtctCCTCCCTCTCAACCCTAGCCGCCACCACCCACCCTCTACTACTCCACCACGCACCCACCTCCCCTCTGGATCAGGTGCAGGTCGGCCGGTGCacgcaggcggcggcgctccaCTCGAGGGCAAAGGAAGGCAACGGCGGCGGTGGCCGCCATGGACACCCGCAGCTATGGTGAGCCCCTACGCCACCGccctctctcctctcctcccctaCTCCCTCACCAATCTCTCTCCCCCGCAGACGAACCCCGCCGCCAAGAGGCCGCCATGGAGGCCCGTCCCGAGCTCGACTCGCCGCTCCTCTGGTGACCCTCGTTGCGCCTGGACCCGGGTCGGGTGGATCCAATGATTCCCTGATGCGCAGGCGTGCCGGCACGCGGCCCTAGGCAGAGGATCCCTCCCATGACGCCGGCGGCTCTGGAGATGAGGGCTGCACAGAGGAAtaggagcagcagcagctcaagGTCGTTAAGGGTTtgtctccacctcctcctcctgcccCCCCTCTCTTACTCAcgtacctcctcctcctcccccccccctctctcactCACGCTATTGGCCCCTAATTTGTGATTTTCCTGAACATGGCATGTGCAGATCTGAGAAAGAAAAGATGAAGAACAAATATGTGATTCTAAATGCTGGCATTTATCCATATGCTATATGGTTTTTACTTTTGATTAGATTTAGAGTGTGAAATTTGTACTGTCTTGCAGTGATGCATGATGTTAATTGTTTCATTAGAGAGAGATAGGTGTTAAGctattaggttaattagggtGACAGATTTGATGCCTATGTTAATTGTTTGCGGTTTATTTACGGGAGAAAATAATGGTAGTTTATTTATTGGCATTGGTTAGGACTGCTGCTATTAGATCTATATGGTTGCCGTAAATCTTCAACTATTTGCTAAGTTGAGGGCTTAATGTTAGGCTATTAGGTTGATTAGGCTAGCAGATTTTGGTACTTATGTTAAGTGGTTGGGGTTTAATAGGGAAAATATACCTTCCTCTTTTTAGTTCTAATTCCTACTCACTTGTTTATGGGAGGTTGTAGTACAGTTTTGTTGATGGTAGTATAGTGCTTATTTTTGCTCCCGGGGTCGCCCCGTCGGCCTCCACACTGAGGCCGCCGTCGCCCGCCTCCGCCTCGGCCCCGCACGCCTCCGGTCACAGCGGTGTTCCCGATCTGAGCCGCGGTGGCCCCGATCTGAAGAGTTCCCCTAGAAGCCGTACGGGGCGCAGCTAGCCTTCATGGGCcgctcgcctcctcctcctctttctcTCCTGAGTTGCTGTCGTCGACCCTCACAGCTGCTCCTCCCCACGCTACCTGCTTCCACCTGTAAGTGTCGGACTCTCCATGGAAGGGGAAGGAGGAAGGACGAGAGGAGGAGAAGAACGGGTGCCCACCAGTCATGGATTCT contains:
- the LOC109760336 gene encoding peroxidase 2, yielding MTSSKHAFGSYGIMALLFFSAALVSADLSAEFYDETCPDALDIIEDAVRAAVSKESRMGASLLRLHFHDCFVNGCDGSVLLDGATGEKNAVPNKNSLRGFELVDDIKAQLEKACAKVVSCADILAVAARDSVVALGGPTWDVELGRRDGTTTSQDAANSDLPAPTSDLGALTKAFSTKGLTQKDMVALSGAHTIGQARCVNFRGRLYNETAPSLDVTLASSLMPRCPATDGSGDDNNSPLDPSTSYVFDNYYYKNLLRNKGLLHSDQQLFTGGGSADAQTTAYASGMGAGFFDDFRDAMVKMGGIGVLTGSSGQVRLNCRKAN